The following is a genomic window from Platichthys flesus chromosome 13, fPlaFle2.1, whole genome shotgun sequence.
ATCTGCCAtacttgtctttctttctttgtgaaGAGGCCGCTACCAAAAGAGTATTTTGAATACACTGTAAAGATGTAAATAACCCTAGAGTACTATTTAAAGAGAATGTCCTGCGTAAAATGGCCTTTTTGTAAGTATTTCCATGAATAAAGTTTCTATTTTACACTGTGAAGGCCCatgtaaataaagtgttatGTATAGATGtgattctctgtgtgtttgtttgtgcatcaGGCAGAAATTAGACTTTTATCCACAAAAATGAAAGGATAAGCATCAAAACAgcccaaaatgtaaaaacatgtaTTAAAATTTTATTTACAGATATGTACAAAAATATTGTCCCTCTTCCTGAAGTGTCCGTGGACCCTCCTGTTGGTCcacaaataaataccagtagTGAAATAGGTGTCAGGTTATGAATGAATTTCAGGGTGCTTGGTCTGCTGGGTTCATCACTCGGCCCATGAATAAGACGGATCCTAAAATCAGGAATACAACAAAAATAAGGAATAAAGTTTAAAGGATCATACCACGGTTTTATTCTCAGTCACTTTCTATAAAATGTATCAGATAATTTCCCTGAAgacatgtaaataaagatagacgacatgacagcttcccaaaagtgaagccactatcttgatcgcctcctggtggctggctgcagtataccCTTCCTCCCATACTGGgatatttttgctttatttctgtacaacatgaggaggagacacattgtccatgtttattcacagtttatATGTCTCACTGATTCTAGACCatagaatgtaaataaagatgaacaccgtgtctccacttcctcccactggaCAAAAATATAGCCAAAAAATCCTACACACGGGTGCTGCTGCCATCTTTTGGcgtaatttggagccagagtctgtgctgtAGGGATCATGATGTGGAGTCGCGTTATCAAGGTCCCGCCaatacacatgctcgaccaatcacgagtcagtctcagcaaCCATTCATGACTTTCACTACGTTTTTAGAACTTATTAAAACCAATTTGAATTAGgccaaataattaatttgtccCATTCTCTAATATGGAGGAGACCGAGGTgctgccatgtcgtccatctgtGGCTGTATGACCTCACCACTAGAAGTCACATAAGGCAGAAATATTTCAATCCTGCACATTTGGGgtttaactttaaattaattatatttaataatataactgactggttttgtttttcttgtatttGTTTCTACAGTCCagattattcatttgttttgtaaatttttCATGCTATATAATCTTCTCCAGATGTGTTTGAGTGGTCTAATCCATCAATCATATCAGGATCACATTTTTGAAAAACCAAAGAATGAATTTTACAACCGTGACCAAAAACTATGAAGCAAAAAAATTTGTCCATCTCTCAGTACTTTACGACTTCCTGCTCTGTCTGACTCTCAGCTCTAAACCCACATTGTTCCCACTGAGGACATAAATCTTTCAAACAATAGTTCACAGATACTGTTACATCATTACAAAAACAGCTGGACAgctttttataatatataaactaTTTTGAGAGGTGGATTTATGCACAATTGATGTATTTATTGTAGGAGGATTGATTCAAATAAAGCATATGATAATTGCAGTGTAGGAATGTCACCCAGTTCTTCTGTGTGCCTCAATGATGTGTAATGTTTGTTAGTTTTGGGACAACAGCGGAGTCACAGGGGAATATGATGCAGTCTTGGACTTTGGATACCCAGAGGGTTATGGTTGTTTTAAACTCAAAATCGATGCAGACTTCAAGTTCATTTTGATGcatcacacaacacatgcaGGTCTCAGGTATCTGCAGCTACGACTCTCTGGTAGAGttcgttgaaaaaaaaagcactgcAACACATTTTGCACGATGATGTAAACGATAGTTGAGCTAAATCATGCAGAACATCTGGAATGGTCATGTCCGGAGGCCTCCCTGCAGCCTGGACTGTGAACAGTTGGACTTATCTGCAGTGAGAAGTAAATACCTGTGTTAACCTGTcgcagcagaaacaaaaacGGCCGGTCCGCCTTGAAAACAGGAGCACGGGATCGTTTCAGTAGCACCATAGCTGCAATAGAAATGCCTTTTTTTAGCAAACCTTCCATTGGGCTCTGTCTTATTATCGGTGCTACAGGATGTTTCCTTTCTacctgtggcagcagcagcctttGTCCCGTCTTCTGTGACTTCTATCCTCACTTCATGGAAAGCATCAGACACATAAAGGCCCTCCTCCACTGCAGAAAGAACCAAACTGTCAGCTACAGTAACCACTGTGCGACCTGCGACCTTTAAGAAGTGTGATAAAAAGCAATACTGTCTGACGTATTGACCTGAAATCCCAGTGAAGTCAGCCGCTGTTGGGTTAAAGGCGTCACTGATGCCCATGGCGGGAAGCACCGACCTCAGGTTAAACTTGTTCTGTATCCTGAACCTGTAAATACAAGACGGGGAACAAGAGTTTGTACATCATCTCCATCAAGTCTGTTCAGTTCAGTACTTCATGTTCCACTAGTGGAAATTTGTAATGTAGCAgagcacagataaaaaaaaaaatatatatatatacaacaataacacatgatacaacaataaaagcaatcgaagaataaataaaagcaataaaataatgttttaaaaatgaatgttaGATTTGAAATGAAGGGGGTCCTCTTGCTTCTCTAGAATTGATCTACACTAGGTGATGAGTCATctaaatcaatattttaataGAATCGTGTGATCTCCACCTGGGCAGGAAAATGTCCATCTTGGTTCTGCGTAGGCCAGTGTCCCAGGACGCCAGTTGGCGAGTGTTGAGCTGGGAGTCAAGGGAGGACAGCGGCGTCTTCCTCTCGCTGGGCAGGACCAACTGCAGGCTCAGGGAGCGGCCCAGGTAAGGCAGCTCCAGCACGGTGTAACGCAGGTCTGATGCCGTCCTGAACTGACCTGCAAACAAGTTCACATGTGCAActtaaaacatctttccattGATTCATTACTATTTTCCCCCCGTCAGGGTTACGCAAAAACTCAGATTTATTGATGGAAGAATGAGACATGAGCCAAAAAAGATCCcataaaatgttggtgtggatttGGACAAACAGACTAAACCTGTTTAACATTATAAGATAagatttttcacaaatttcTGGTTTCATTGGTTTATTACATTGTCAAATATCAAAACACTTTTAATCAGTGACCTAATTAAAGACCTGAAATTGCAAATTTTCCtgaattgatggattgatggattgatggattgatggattgatggattgacgaattgatggattgatggatggatggatggatggatggatggatggatggatggatggatggatagatggagggataaattgatggatggatggatggatggatggatggataaattgatggatgaatggatggatggatgaattgaGGGAGGAATGCTGTCTCTTACCGAAGCTGACCTCTGTGGCCTGGTACATCATGGGCACCTTGATAGCGCTCCCGTCGGAGAGGGTGAAGGGAAGGTTCTGGGTGTTGGTGAAGAGGAAGTGTTTCTGCCAGATGCCCCTGAAGGCCACCGTGTTGACCAGGGCCATCTGCAGCCGGTGGCCCCACCACAGAGCCTCCGTCTGGGCCTCGCCCGAGCCCGACAGCTCCCCGCTGCTGCTTCCTGCCTGGAGGGGCCACGTCTCATCTGGAAGTAAACAAGGGAGGGTCAGAGTTGAGTGATAATGTAATTTGGTCAGCAATCTCCACAGTACGCAACGCAGGTGGTCAGATGCAATGAAGAGAAGAATGTGAACATTTTACTGATAACTGACTTAAAGGTTTCTGTAAATGACACCATGACATTAAGGtagagaaaacagacaaaatataCGAATCAGTCGTCAAACATCTCAGTTGCTAGTAAAAATCACATttcccattttttattttcctaaaATTATACTTTTCTCCTGCgatattatatttaatagaaATAAGAATATCTTTGGTTGAACGGGTCCTTATCAATCAAAGGTTATATAgataagttgtttttatttatttttgtattatgaTAACAACAAAATAGAAGCCCCTATAACTGCCataaatttaataaaagtgTTAATGGTTGATGCAGAAACAGAGCCAGAGTTTCTTCCCACTTAAGTGTCATTttttagcctgacgttgtcatactcacaattcttgtcagaatgtgagtcCGGCTCCATTGCGCTGTGATTATGgcgcgtgtttcaaccgaaccaggaaaaaaaatgcctcttgtctcaatgggatagacctacaaccaatcagagcaacgtagtatgtgacgtatgttaagcggcGCATTGTGAgttaacgccgggttcacaccgaacgctgaagcgatgccaaAGCGACGCCTAAGcacagcgccaagccttaaataacagctggctcccatccactcctatgttaaacctttgtgcagGTCAATCCTTGCGCCGTGCAgagatcgtttcggcgtcgagtctattttttgacgcgagcgtatcgcgccgggaaacacactgaaaaccgatcttaaactatattgatgagctattttatatgatataaattatcaaatatgcattccatactttgaagtccccttctgttgtcctagagttttaattttaccaatgacattattaaatgtccccctctgcccatccactacagccacacaagcagtgataaagataaaaagagagagaggggggggactacatattctccacataggcttcagtggagaatacgtaatttaacCTCGACACTCGACATTTACAGTgggcagtgagttgtatgatcctcggaacatgttgtataaagacaacaccaaaaaagacaaatgttgggacgctgttgcttaatgttggagcaacaagtaagtatatgcttgaatactactggatcaacgggtgatattattagcgctgcccggcggttcagcgtcgcttcagcgtccggtgtgaacagccaagcgccggcacgatagggattagcgcggtgccttggcgtcgcctccacgttctctgttcctctttcaaaatgaatgcgctgtcgatgtcttctaaaacagacttagtggcagcatctacacatctcagctctccagcggcaggtaTGTTTATtgcgcactttgatgacgtagttgattacgttactgttgatcatttgtccatcatcgtataaagcccgccctgacaatctcattggtccgaacagtttctgttcgggcataatttctccccaacggagcgactccagaccgaacttcccgacctcaaatgttgtgggcggggctaagtttgtctggcatccaggctagtcaTTTTTAAACTAGTTCTTAAATTTCTCTGTTCTCAGTTTGGTGGGTAGGTATCAAGCAGTCGGTTTATCAGAGcaagtttgtttgttgaaaacagCTGCCTGCAGCACGTCTAAGTGAATGAGCcataaaatcaaaacaaggaGCTGAAACAGACTACAGGAACCGGCAGaggtaataatataataatttccTATAACACAAGGTCATTCCATAAATTTCATTATAAGATTCTGAAATTGACTGTGAACTGCTTTACCATGGTTGTGGTTCGGGCTCTCCTGCGGGCTGCGGGTGTGGTTGGGTTGGCTGAAGTTGGCCCGGACCACACTGGTGTTGGCCCAGACGGCTGCGTGCTGTGTGAACTCAGTCAGGAGCTGAACACCACTCTGGATGAATAACGTGCACGtctgctgcagccacatccCCTGGCTGGTGTTGCTCTCGTCACCCTGGGAATGCAACAGGAGGTCATGTACCTTAGCGTCTGTGAGAAAAGATAACATGGAGGACAGGTCAGATGTGGTGGAATGTCACAAGTAGTGCCAGATTAATGAAGCAAGTTCAAACTTCTTAGAAAACCGATACGCACAGGGAGGTTTTTTGCTCGGCATTCACatctcatcacatcatcatcactgctgctgcaaaagCCGTGAGTAAGAGTCTTGTTATTTCCCCCCGATAAAATAATCATGACTTCAATTTTTCAGCTCAACAACATCTTGCCTGTTTTGGCAACAATCTACTTGAAGTCACAGCATCTTCCTGCAGAAACGTGCAAGAGAAAAAATGAGTTTAAGTTATTTGAGCCTTGGTTAATGTACTCTCAATCTCTCTTAGCCTGTTGAACTccaaacatttacaaataaaatgatccTCAGTAAAAACACATGTTCTCTCATGGTGTTTGGTATATTTACTATTTACTGACATTTTatagacaaaacaaatatagaaaacagCTGCAGTCAAAACAGGACTGTGATGGTTTTCAAGCTTAGCCATGGTTCTTAACCAGATCCCAGTATCATCCACCTCCGCCCCGGACCTCCATCATGTGTGTGAGATCAAATCATGGACGTAAAAGAAACAGCAGCTGGAAATCAGTCTTTGTTTGTAACGAAACACAGTGACCTCTCGACCCCAGGGCCAAGCTGCAGGAGTGGTTAATGAGATTAGAGTTGGTGTGGAGGCAGGTATTACCGCTCCAGCCACCACTGAGCCCTGTAGGGCcaagagcagctgcagcaccgcTCCACACCACCTGGTACCAGCAACACTGAGGGCCACCGACCACCTCTCCACCAACGCTCTCACAGCATGGAGAGAAGCTCAAGCAAACTCAATAAAAAACCCTTTCTCCCTTCAGACGGACCTTACCGTTGACGTTGTAACCCAGCGTGCCCTCCAGCTGAGCGAGCGTGTTGCCCCTGGCCCCAAACTGCAGCAGACCCAGAGACAAGGAGACGCTCACAGGAGACACGATCAGGTTGGAGTTGTTCTCCGTCTCGGTGAGCGTCTGGTAGAGGCTGAGGGCGAACCTGGTGTGCAATACTCCCATGCTCTCCTGCAGGCTACCGTTACAGTGGCTCCTCTCCACCAACCAGAAGCAAATAAGGAGTGAAGCCACCGGCGGGCGACGCATTTCCTCAGAGCCTCAAGAGGGGAAGTGTCCTCAGGGTGCAACAGGTGGTCTGGAAAACAAAATCCTGACAGAAAAGAAGATATATTAAATCTGGTTCAGAGCTGTCACCCAGTGGACAGTCATGATAGGATCATATTACAGAAACTCTTGATTTGTACGTGTTGAAACATCATTGCATTGAACATTTGCAATATTGTGATAATCTACACTAACATTGGGCACTTTAAGACATAGTCCAGAAGAAAACACTGTAAGTGCTGCCTGTTCaacataaaatacatatatttgaatctgttttaattgtgttttggtACAGAATATATGCAAATAACTGATGAAATAAACACAGCACAATCAGTGGGTTTTAAAATAGCATGAAATATCACTGTGAGAAAGCCAAAGCAGCGTGCTTGCAGTGTATAGGTCTATAggtttataaaaacagcagatgcAAAAAGCAACAACTGGCTGTACTTAAGTACTTTGATTTGGTGTACTCTTTATTAAACATATACTAATAATAAAGGAGCATACATGTTGACAATGATTGActgtatcattattattataatagtAAACAATTTTTGATAAAACTTGGCCTTGCAgattatgttttaaaaatacTCCACCAATTTtcataatatattattatcttgttaaatatattttaacattgaTTAAATTATCCTGCATAACATAAAGTGGTCAAAACGAGATCTTACTTTCATTTATACTGTCATAAATTCTTTCATACGAatatttttgtacttttaaGTGGTTGAAAACTGTATTCTCAGCATTACAatgtcaaaatgaaataaacataaataccaCAATAAGATCGTTTATCCCAATGGACTTCAGACATTATTGACTGTCTTGTCCTTGTCAGtatcattttaaagtgcatgttCCTCTGATGCGATGCAGATGAGGGTTTCAGCTCCTACCTGCAGACGGCTGAGGTGAGTCCGTGTGAGTCCAGTGACCCTCCAGCCTGTGCAGCGGGAGAAGTGTCCTCTTGTCCCCGGctgtcagtctgtctcactGAGGCAGCCTGCAGTCATAAGACCTTGTTTAAAGGGGAACGTTCCGCCGGTCTCCGTCGGCGATGTCCGTACCACTCGTCCGGGACTCCTGCCTCCCCGGGGCTATAAGGAGCCAGGCGGAGGGAGGCATGTCACCGAGCAGCAAATCCCAAACCAGgccaaaacatacacacacacacacacgcgcgcgcgcacactGCACAACACGGCACGCGTGCACGCTCTTTGCAATTTTAATTGTGGGCCATAATTTGTTGGAAACTATTATTAGGCCTCGGAAACTAATTCCAGTCAGATGAACAAACTAATTggagaaaaaaagtttaaaatgattataattatGGTGcagaatcaaaataaatatgatgtgAAACATAAttaactttttctcttttccctgtGATATTCTACCAacatttttaaagttaatttagcATAATatctggaaacagagggaaacagctaaCCCAGCTCTGGAATCCACATACCAGCAACTAATTAATCAAATAACCAATAATCAAATTTAAAACCAATGTGTGTGATCTAATGTGTCTGTTATTATATGATGAGACAGCATTAACAAAGACGTGGCAGTTTTAATTATTGGCTTTATGAAAGGTTAATATAGTTAATAATAGTTTATTGGTGCTTCATCTCAAATCATTATCACATATCACAAAGTAATTCATATTCATATCAATGCATGTTTGACCCCCTCCCCtgagtccctttgccttatcgcCCGTAGATCCAGGGACgcagctgtggccacatcatGGATTACGATCTGTGGATCGCGTATCAGAGATCGTgatggtggatccagtttggCGTATTCTGTATCGTGCTGGCTAATCGGAataataatggcggatccttTACAGTTAGCCTCTGATCATGGTGGTGGAACACGAcagaggtggcagctgatgatggatcctaattggcggcagtggacaatgacagtggactatagtggcatccggtCTTGATGGTGAATTATGATCTTGCTGCCTgttgaccatagactatgattgcagcaggactgcttgatatatagtacacttgacatctattgcacttctcccatcctgggagagggatccctcacatgtgtctctctctgagattTCTACATTCTTTTTACCCAGTTCTGTTTTACCCAGTTCTGTGTCTTTTAAAAGGTCAGTGGTCAATACATTGAAAGGTAAGAATTAAAGAGTGATCATAGAGGAGAATTTCCCACAATCTGGCAACAATTAATGCTAGTAAAAAGTTAATTTCagtttatagatttttttgttttacggAATTTGAGAAGCACTTtgtaagttattattatatttattattattaatactattattgtcattattattattatctggcTGGTCTATTTGCCTAAGAAAATGCATTGATTTTGGTCCATTACAGAGACCATCTAAACTGGTCTCTGTAACTTGAAAATGGTGTTTACAACTACTtagtatatattaatatattatattgatttaaaacattttccatggACTTTTCTTTCCAGGTTTTAaattctcactcacacactaagACATCGGTTGTGTTATAAAAGTCATTTGTCCTtttgttgtgttgatcaaaAGACATTTCTGCTCCGAGCGTCACGCTGCTGCATCAGCGTTTCTAATTGGTGTTACTCTGGAATGTGGACGGACGGACTCACTCATCTTGGACGTGTTGCCGCTCCAGCATGTGATGAACAACAGCGTCTCAGTCATCAGGACATATTCTTCTCCTCGGTGTCGGACGAGGATGCAGCGCAACAAGGGCCTTTTTCAGTGggtttcaattcaatttaaaggTAAAGTCTACTGAGATCAatcaatttaaaaagaaaaggaaattgtAACAAGGAaagatcaaatgaaaaacaaactaaagtcAAGATGATTTCaacttttttattatgttacaTATTCAGAAATAAATTAACACAAGAAACTTACAGACACAAGAGTCTACAGCCAGATACTAACAGCCCTGTGAGGCTGTTCTCAAGTACAGCAGCAGCCTCAAttaagctaaatgctaataCTAGCATGGAAATGTGCTGACACATCTCAATTATTTCCACAATCACCATCTTAATGTTAGCACATTGGCTAATGTCAGCGTGCATACATTAAGCTAGATCATTGTGATGCCAATAAAGGAACAGTCAAGGGAGATATAATTATGGTACATCATCTGGGGAccatgcatttaaaaaacaagagtCTACAGTCACgctagcagctctgtgaggctgttcTCAAGCACAGACGTTTaactttgagctaaatgctaagaCTAGCATTGAAATATGCTAGTCAGATCATCGTGATGGCATTGAAATTGCCATCACGATGAAATTAAGGGGACCGAGTCATCTGGAGACCATGAATTTTGGACATCTAGTCTAGCAGCTCTGTGTGGCTGAACTAAAATACACCAGTGCTTTGAGCTACATGCTAACACTTGGGTTGAATTATGCTAACATGCCAATGCTTTGTAGTTCTCATGTTTTCCGTGTTTATCATCTTCATTTAACATGTCAGCATGCTTACATTAAGCTTATCGGCGCAAGATGAGTAGTTTGACCTGATGATCCTCACGGGAACACAAATGTTTGTAGTTGTTAAaacatttcactcaaaaccTAAAAATTGAACTTCAGGGGATTGCATCCGTCGTCTGAGGACCATGCATTTTGGGCCAGTTCAATCAATTCAATTCATATAGATATTAACTCTGGAATACCTTGACATGCACTTTATTAAAGCAGAACAAAGACTGAAGAACTGGTGATAGTGATGTACTATCCCTGTATTTCACCTAAAATCAATCTGCAGTGGAATGATCTCCCCTCGACTGTCCCTCTTAATTGGGGAAATGAAAGTCAGCAAAATAAATTGTGGACATTTTTTCCCATGAAGGAAAGAACATGATTGGTAGCTATCAGGTATTTGGCTGCTTTGTCTGACAGGGGATTCCGGCCATTACTGGATTCGACTAATTAGTGGAGCCATGGCTCGGCTTCATTAAATGTAATCGccacattctttaaaacccaACGCCCCGACTCCGGACGCTGGAATTTGGAATTTTAACGGCGGTGGAGATGAGACGTCACAGTAACTGACCAAAGACAATCATCTGAAGAGATGCCaccacaaacagcagcttttatcTT
Proteins encoded in this region:
- the serpine3 gene encoding probable serpin E3, with the translated sequence MRRPPVASLLICFWLVERSHCNGSLQESMGVLHTRFALSLYQTLTETENNSNLIVSPVSVSLSLGLLQFGARGNTLAQLEGTLGYNVNDAKVHDLLLHSQGDESNTSQGMWLQQTCTLFIQSGVQLLTEFTQHAAVWANTSVVRANFSQPNHTRSPQESPNHNHDETWPLQAGSSSGELSGSGEAQTEALWWGHRLQMALVNTVAFRGIWQKHFLFTNTQNLPFTLSDGSAIKVPMMYQATEVSFGQFRTASDLRYTVLELPYLGRSLSLQLVLPSERKTPLSSLDSQLNTRQLASWDTGLRRTKMDIFLPRFRIQNKFNLRSVLPAMGISDAFNPTAADFTGISVEEGLYVSDAFHEVRIEVTEDGTKAAAATAMVLLKRSRAPVFKADRPFLFLLRQVNTGSVLFMGRVMNPADQAP